The Dreissena polymorpha isolate Duluth1 chromosome 4, UMN_Dpol_1.0, whole genome shotgun sequence region AATTGCTATTTGcgtttcatgaattttataatgaaatatgtttttttaatactagCAAGAACTCATGAAATGTCAACGTAAATGACGAGCCGTGGATGTTTAAATGGCCATTTATTCAGTtgcttgttgttgttattgtccCGTTATTAACATATTTCCGGATGCACAATTTCGGATAGGCTATTTTCTGAGCATGTACCAAATTGAAAACACTCATCTACGCCTCTGACACTCTATATAGACATTTGTTAAGTAGCGGATACTCTTACCGAATATACTTGTTACAAAACATACTGTGTAAGTGTAAGAAGAAAACACAATTGTTAGGTATTAAAAATTACACTTGCTTATGCCAAACATTCACTTAAAAGTGACTTATTTACACACTTCCAAAGACTTCAATAATGTCTAATCTTGTGATGTTGGTGATGTCATAACAGACTATGGTAGGTTTACAGGAATACCTCGCCTGatatagttgcaataatacaactcccagctatttaCCCTCTGGGGGTCAATATGTATATGAGAGCACAGGTGAtttaagcgtgtggctatgatattaattagtgaaaacatcattttgaatgctAAATTATCaacttgtctgaaaaaaaaaattcactatcaataatatataatagtgaaaatatttttttcagaaaagttcatttttccttataatatgattatttagcattcaaaatgatgttttcactaattaatatcatagccacacactaATCACCTGTGTATGAGTGCGTATGTACTCAatctcagagcattcaagaagaactatctCCTGATGATGTTTATAGAGTCCTTACAGATGAGGATTTCTATTTAAATCCACTTATCTTTGTAATAAGGTTCATTTGAAGTAACATGCAATACCTACAAATTTATGCTCCACACAAGAAACAGACTACATGAAAATTAAGCAAAGCACAGTTTTAATACTCAAACAATACTTATAAAAGTGTAATGTTCCTTGTAATATGCACTTCATCTCATTGTCCTATATCATGTACAaaggtgttttttttctaaataccaTCAGTACCAAAGGAGTTATGCTGCGCACAAGCAAATTTACCAAAGCGCAACTCAGTAAAGCCTGACTTCAGTTATTGTTCTTGTACTCTGGCATGCCCTctatttttatttgaagtttcatatgtgttatttcaataattcccaattaaaggggccttttcacagattttggcatgttttgaagtttatcaataaatgctttatatttataaatgttaacattggatataaaaagattcattaaaaaatcaagaataaaattaaaaaaagaaaaaaaaaaggtgatcctcagcagggctcaaaccactgacccctgaagtcctggagtaaaaagcctaccacttagaccactcagccatccttccggatacttCAGCTGTATTTATTACtcgatataagcaatcctcttagtttcacataatataacggcaacaacagaactctccaaattattaatttgtttcgcgttgcaacgctttttaattttcaggtttttaaatcgtcaaaagatgcatataatggctatattagagaatggtaaatgttcagcattactgtttcctcacaaatataactacaaagaaaatttgtgaaactgaaacaacttttttcaattttgtcaatttaccaaaacgtgaaaagatccctttaagatatgCCTTGCACAAAAAGATAAAAGAAAGCtctgttttgtatttttttttacatcgaAAGAGTTTTGCGTACAAAAATTGACCTAATTATTTTAAGATTGCAGTGGCAAAGTTGATGCGGTATGCACCTAGCGACCTGGAGATCCCACATTTGATCCCCAATGGCAGAGCGTTTGTTAATTATCTCAAATAGATACCAAATACTGGAAGAGTGTGTCATTCCAAGGAACCTGACTcaagtgtctcaataagcctaaggctttcaacGGTGAATGCAATTACTGggaagcttaaataaataggttaaaacttaacaaatcttTGAGCACTTGTAAAGTTGGCTAGATTGGTTGACATCGGATGATAAATCAGGTTTCTATCCTGAATATTGTTTGGTATTTTCCCTGACAAACAAATTTGTGTGTACTGTTTTCTGATCCATTTTTGGCTCCTCTGAGATTTGAACAAACCTGATCTAGATTTCGGACATGGTATAATtacacaatgtacatgtacacataaattAGAACAAAGACAAGTATTGTTTccacaaattttatttaaaaaaaactgcaaagtATATACATTATATCTTGTTTGTTTCTGTGGAAACATTTCATGGCACACACAAATAACAATCAATGATTGGATGATAGATGACCTTACTATAATTGATTCAGGGACATTGCACAATGCTCAGATTAGGCATTGTATTTGTTCTTCTGTGAAGAAGAGAACAGTTTAAGTCCTGGTTTTCTTTTGCATGATTGCTCTCAGCCTCAACACCATCATCATATATATTTCTGAGAGAACCAGTTTGACCATTTTCAGCCCCCTGCTTAGTAGAGTTAAATCTCTCATATGATAATGAGAACCCTAGTGGAAGCACAGATAACCATTCAGATATTGACTGATGAAAGCCATTTTTCAAGATATGTTTGCCAGTGTTATCTGCGCTTCCTTTAGCACTGTTTTGCGGGACATGTTCATTTGGCAAGTCTGTTAAACTCGGTGAAGACATACAGGACCCCAGAGTTTTGTGAGATTTCTCCTCCTTTGGAACATTGCCTTTCTCCGTTTgccctttaaaaaatatacaatcaaacacacacataaataacaaaataaatgaaataagtcCAAAATGCTTAATgcaaaattgattaaaactaacttctTTAATGGGTATGAACTTAAATCAAATGCTAACAAATAGCATTTAGTGTTGGTAAGACATTTTGTGTGAAtcttaatcattttttttacagGTATGACCACAATCTTAAGTATTTATTTTAGATAAGACCACAATAAGCAGCATTTAAAATGGACAAGACCACATGTACCAGGTAAGTACTAAAAGTAATTGTgcaagtaaaataataatgtgtataCTAATTACTTGAATGCAATTACCCAGGACATTACCTATTTTTATATGAGCTATTTTCTGTTGATGTTCTTGTGTTCTGCGAGAGGATACAAGGGCATTTCTAGCCTCTATACAGCCCAGGGAAGCTGCCTTCTGTGTCAACTTCTCTGCAGCAACCATATCCTGGGGTACTGTGGAAACAACAACATTGTTGTGAATCAAACGTATAACAAAAGGATATAGAACCCAAtcaatatatttacttttatctCATCAAAACATGAAACAGCCATCTGACACTTTAGTTCCACATGTCTTTAAAACAATTGTGTGCATCTAAAAAGAACTGGATGAGGATAATTGTGGGACGGGTAATCAGAGGCAGTGAAAGTTGTTACACATGACTCAATATAATGCTGATTAAAGCTTTCAAATTAAGACTTTGCTGTTTAATGAAAGAAAACATGATCCATTTAGACTGCAACTTCAGTAAGAGCATTGGGATCTCAGTCAATTGCCCCAATGTAATACTTCTTACGTCAGATTccttcattaattttatttttatcatactCAAATGTTGAAGTCTGACAGTTTTCAAGCTGTCTGATATTAATTAAGCTCACCAATGAGTCCATGTTGGTGGAACATGGCCAGGGAGTAGGTGGCCTCTGGATGAGCATGCTCAGCTGCCTGTGAGAGGAGCTGGTAGGCACGCTGCATGTCCTTCCTCACCCCCGCACCATGCTGGTAGCACAGGCCCAGGGCATACTCACACTCAACATCCTGCAGACAAACAGCACAGGGTTGTTACAACTATGTTTTTCGACAAAGTTATTTATGTaaatgaatgaaatgtaaaatggtaaaacCTTTACTGGTAATTTTTGTGTTGATTGTAAACACAAACAATTATCAAAGGTTTTATGATCATGGTTGGCAACCACTGGTTGcttttaaaatgacttatttttGTCTTAATAGAGAAGGCCCCTACATCCTAGCTTCACCTTAACTCTTTATTTTGTAATAGATAGCCGAAATGTACAAATTATTACAAAAGAAGTTTAATGCGTGTATCCAAAGAACACTTTCAACAAAATACAGCTTTTGGTGCTTTATTGCTTATTTATTAAGCAATACCAAGTACAATTCTCAAACATATTGTAACAAGAACTTAagaacaacaagagatgtgttcgtcagaaacacaatgaccctaCTGctccactttgaaataaaatttatatttatcatttggcaggtatagaaatcctctccctttaaagcttattacttcccttggattttgtccaatccaaccagggggggggggtctgtagacagtcaaaatgaccaagtcagacatcactgacaaccaaggcctgtggtttatctaAGAGATCATAGCCAAAGTTCATCATGTACCTATAGACATAAGTCcagaggtatgtaatgaaccctaccattcacaaattagtacagtaaaaaaatgataattatatcatttaaaaaaaactttgacaaatcattcatttgagttataaataattaaaataaaaaatctgtacagtaactgtgaaaagaagttaaattcttggtaaggaaatatataatatgagatttataattatataaattacttcccttgaaaataattgtctctaacaaatctctatttttagtagaaaataattaaaagccactctctatttttagtagcaaataattaaaagccactctctatttttagtagcaaataattaaaagccactactgtgactgtagattcaccactcaatgtgcagctccatgagatacacatgcatgccaaaaatcaagttgctatgttcaatattgaataattatctccctttaaagcttattacttccctttgatttgtatttttgaccttagaccttgaaggatgaccttgaccttttaccacgatttgtttgtcagacacacaatgccgcctactgcgccactttgatttatttaaaaaatatatataatttggcaggtcagataattatgtccatttaaagcttattacttcccttggatttgtttttttcgaTCCCTAGACctggaaggatgatgttcaccttgaaattttaccactcaaaatgtgcagctccatgagatacacatgcatgccaaatatcaacctgctatcttcaatatttaaaaagttatggccaatgttaaaattatttttcggacggacggacagactgacatactgactgacggacagtttaactgctatatgccaccctaccgggggcataataaaatatcCTCCTATATTGACATGTCAATGTACAAGGTGTATTTACATGTTGATTGGCCCCCAGGGTGAGGTATTTGACAGCTTTCTTCTGGTCCTCTGTGTCCTCCTGTGTGTAGAAGACACCCAGGTACCTCTGGGCCTGAGGTAGAGCAAGATCATTACAAACACGATTGCAAGTATATTAAGTTATAAACCTACACAATGGTTGCGTATTGAATATCAAGCAAACTTTATGTGTCAAAGACACTGATGCTGCTGAGTGACGCACACACACCACATGTTTGGACACCGAAAAATGCACTTCTTACTTAAAGAGGACTTGCTCCAATTTGCTATAATACCAAGCCTCTTTGCAATGTTAACAagagaatttttttttcttctatgTATATATTAAGAAAACGAGTAACCCCCAGGACAGGACCCATTATGACCCaggtaggtcaatgtcaaggtcaaaataagaTCAGGTCAGTTGGGTTGTTGAAAGTATTCAAAAACATAACTCATGCAAGTAACAAAGTTTTGTAGAAAGCATTATTGATGTTAGCTGTCATTTTGGACATTTTGAAAGTCCGAAAGTAGGCTAATATATAGCTCAAAATGACGTATTAACTTAATGTGGGTGTGTTGAAAAAGTGCCGAAGAAAACATGCACgtttaaatattggtgtgatATGATAAATGCCATTTTGGAATAACATGTAAGGACAGACAGAGCAAACAGTCAGGTCAAACACTATATGCCTCTTTGTATCGTTCTCTGTATCATTATTGGCTGCAAATATGacaatttgtttttcataaacaaaaaacTATTACTCGTATGAAACAAAGGACAATGATGGTTTTGTGATCCTCTGAGCTAACTATTACAAATCTAAGGCATTAATAATGAATTAAGGTAAATCAGCAATTTTGTTTGAGCTAATGCGAGCACGGAAGTTCCCTCACCTTTGAGAGGCCCAGGTCGGCTGCAGTGGTGATCATCTGTAGCCCTTGTGCATGGTCACAAGGTGTCAATGGTGACCCCTCCATGTAGAGCAGACCCAGGTTGTACAGGGCCTCAGGGTGAAGGTCTTCCGCTGCCTGTCTGTACAGCCGCACAGCCTGACAACAGCAGAAATGTTTATGgttatacaaatataattttaagacatcCAACATGGGATTGTACATCTTGTTAATGGGCttgaaatgacataaaaaataCACTAAATACCTGTCTGCAACATGGGGAGTCTGTTGTCAAGAATGCCCTTCATTTTGTATTTAACAGTGACCTTAGAAGCAGAAACTGCATTTTGCCTAAATTTGTCCTTTGAATTCTTATTTGACATTGACAGTTCAGCTTTGAAAAGGATCTTACACATGACACTCTGTCTCTACATGGTGAATATTTGCAGAGATATATTTTATAAGTGCAATATGGATTATGAAAGAACAAGCTCAGATGGATGGACGAACAATCTGCATAAATATCCAAGTACCATAGTGATGACTATAAAGCTGACTGCAAAGCGGTTTTACACAATGATTTTATGTCCATTCAGAAGTTAGAGATCAAAATGTATATTCAAATCTTACCAGTATTGCATATAATGTTAACTGTTTGAAGAAAAATTATTCAAGGGAGGAACGGGCAGTGACTTGTTTTTCCAATGCAGATTGTATGGTTACCTCAGCTTTATTCTCCGCAACACCTTTTCCATGTTCATAACAGATAGCTAAATTAAATTTAGCTTTGGTATTTCCTAGATCACTGGACTCTCTCCACAGTTGTGCAGCTTGCTGCCAGTCTCCATTTTCAGCAGCCTCTGCTCCTTGTATACCCTTACCAGTAGCTGTGTACTTGTCACAGACCGCAGAGAAATCAGCAAACACCGAGCCAAGATCTTCTCGAGTAGCTTGCGTGTCTTGTTTACAACTCTAAAAGCAGGTTTCAATGGTGAAGTCTTGCCAACATCAGCAGGCATGGTATCAAAGaatagtatttaattaaattgattcGTTTAAAGAGAATTGCAAATGCATGACAGAAACTGATGCCACACGATGCATGTTCCGACACAGAAAAATCCACTGAATACTTTTCTACAGCTGTCAGAATGACAAAGGGCTAAAACTGGTCCTAGTCAAGACTCCTTACATATCAAACAGTTGAATTGTTAAAGGAAATCTATTATATACCAACAAataacatgtatattaacaataaGTTTTGTAATAAATGGAGGTgaaataaaatttacaaaaaaaagactCCTTACATAAAGATCATATACACATTaggctgtgaaagtttgagcaaaatcTTTTAAAGCAGTTAGAGAACTTGAACACACATAATTATGGAACTACATATATTTTAGAGTGCAAAAACAGACTAATGgctataattctgccaaaacaaAAATCCTCACAGCAAAAATTCCTTTCCTTACAATAAAACACACactaaggtcattcaactgttaAGTTTAAACAACAGCCATCCAGTAattaaagaggagttgaaaaaACAAGCTTCAGGAGACGATATATTCTAAGTTGGAAAAATAGACGAAGGGCCATTATTCTGCCAATAATTATTTCAGTCCAAAATCTTTTCTTTGACATTATCTTTACACTGAGGTCATCCAAATATGAACAGATCATTTGAGAAAGATCCACCATGTAGTAAAAGGGAACTTCAAACACAAGGTTTCGTACCTGCGTACAGAAGTACATATGGACAGACAAGTAAAATGCTTAACGCCACCCACTgagtgggggcataaaaagtctgtACTGATGTACTGTACtcactttgtttttaacagatgCATCTGCTTTTGATTCAtcaatctgaaaaaaataaataataaacagtgTTTTCACAATTGTTAGCagtaattattaaataacaaacaacatgtGCATCATAAATGATAATTACTGCAGAATACCTTGAAAAGTACATCTCAAAGCAATGTGAAtactatttataaattatatacatacGACTATTAGTTACTTGTGAACTACCTTTGATTTCTTTTTGGATTTCTTTGCAGCTGTCTGGAAAAAACTTGAGCGGGTGTGGGGATCAAATATCCACAATGATTTCACAATGGACGGTCTAGTTGGAGTTTTCTCCACTGTAGATTTTGCATCTGCGACTGAACTCTGGCTAGAGGTGTGCAGATAACGTCTGTCACCAGGCAAGGCATGCAGCACTGGTAAATGATTGATAGGGCAGCACTTGTTGGATGTATCAGGACTGCCATATTTCTTTCTCAAGTACTCAAAATGTGCTCTGTGAAGGTGGACTACAGCTCCAAGAACACCACCCTGAAAATTATTTGATGTAGaacaatacacatgtatttatttacaggGTTTTATTACAAGTATTACAGCCAAGGTATTTTATTCCCTGTCAAAGCCATTTAACAGTGTTCTAGTCTGTCCGTATCTGATGTTAACAACCAATATTTTTCAAGttagtataaattaataattacaacCATGTGGTTAACTGATTAAGTTGTACAATTTCTTGTGACAAGTGTATAACCATTTTGTGATAAAAGGATATAATGgctttattgcatgaataattcCAATGCATTACTACATTTTGTACACATTTATTGAAATGGTTCTGAAAATTAACAGATAGAGATTATTCGGGTCCAAATGTCCGTTTTTTGTCACATTTGGGACTATCCTGTAAACTTGTACCTCAGAATTACATTTCATATTGATATATTACCAATCCAAGAGCTTCACATGTGGTGCGTGGCCCATATACAAGATTCCAAAAGTCATGAGTTGGTCTTGAACTTTCCTCTTCTTTATGAGTGTTGCTTTCAGTACTGTTGACAATTATCAATCATTAATACTTTATTATAAATGATAAAGAacgattttattttaataatcaaaatccatgtaagaacaaaatgaatgCAATTTACTTTATCATTACGGTAATACAGAAATCTATGCAGTTTTGAGTTAATTCATGTACTTCAAATTTCTAACGTCAAATACCAGAACAAAATACATTACAGCTCTGAAATTTAGTAATGTTCATAACATTCCTACACATATCTTCATCGCAATCAGAAATATAGAACATCTTAAACCTACCCTGGTTTGCAGTGCCACTTCCATTGAAAGTGGGTGCTTTGAGCCTCATTAACCTCCTTCTTGCACCCAGTTTCATGCTGTTCTTCAACACTGATGCCTGCCGAGGCTCCAGAACAATGGTTGTGACATTTCTGTCGTATAGCTGTAATTAGTTAGAACAACACATTGAGAAACACACTGGAAGACAAAGAGGTATAGATCTGataagttttaaacaaacatataaatctTAGACGGAATGTTTTGATTTCtcttgaataaaaatatttactttttttaagaaACTTACTGTTTCAACAATTTGTGCAATATTTCTAACCAGTTTTATGAAGAACTAGTCTTATAAATCAGAATTTTTTACCATGAAGTGAAACATATTGGATGGGATGTCTCGgcttatattttcattaattttgataACTTTGAATAAGAACACCATATATCAACTTATTTTATCTAGACGGAGCTCTACTAGTAAATTGAGTAATgctgagaaaataaaaaaataccttcACAAGACTAAATAATTAATAAgatattttaatgtatgttatTGGTTAAGAGTGGCTCCAGCATTATTAAAACTTGAAACACTCTTGTCCACAATCACATTGTCAAAGAATCCGATCAAAGATGGAATGTTTCCCTTAATAACACATAATAAAGCGCTCAAGATTTGAGCCAAACTTTCAAGCACTGAATACAAATACTTAAGGGTTAATAATTTAAGATAAAATTAACATGTCTGTAGAGCTACTCTATTTCTATTTAATGttcaataaacattttaaagacaaCTATCCCATTAAGGAtgtataaaaaaacttaaaccaAAACATGTTTGCAGTTTTATTCCAATCTCAATAAATTCttttaatatctttcaataattAACAAATTCATCACATGATTGCATTTtagttttaagaaaaatgaagACTTATTGTATGGCAGAATAATTGATGATTAAGAAATATAAAATTGGAGTGTAGGCATTTTCTTCATTAATGTTGGCACATGTTAGAcactatgttttgtttaaaaaatataaagttATTATATATGTAGTGTTGActattcttataaaaaaaatgaaaacacaactaTGACATTTTTCTGGTTTCCACTAtatatttgaaaatggtcattGACCGTTACATGGTCCAGCTAATAGGTGgtatttaatgtattaaacatCTCATTTATCAGACATGTGGGTGCTTTTATTAAGTTGCAAGGAAAATTTAAAACACACTTTATGGATTAAATTATATACTGTTTAATATGTAGTCAATGATATAACTGATATATGATATATACTTTAAATCATGTTCGCATATCTTTTATTCTATGAAATCCTAATATTACAAAGTCAAAGTATCAAAATAGGTCACTCTATGACTGTATAATATCATATTATGATTAGAATGTTTACAGCCCTGTTTCAATTTCAAGGTATAAGTCCAAAATTTTGTCCTCGAGTAAAACGGTAATAAATAATTTGACCACCAATCTGTATAAGCGTCTTACCCCTCGGCAGGCTATGTATCCACCTCCACATTTATGTAAAATGCATAGTTTAAGACTGGTGAAAGTGAAGAAAAGATAACAGCCACTTCGACCTTGGAAATTGGAAAACCCCACAGATGACGTAGTTTTGGTACCCGAGCTGTTGCTGTAAAGGTAAAAGACGGAACTCAATTTAACTACAGGTTAACATAGGAAAATAGTATACTTAGCATGCGCAAAAAcgtcaaaaatgaaattaaaggaATACACATTAAGAATACCCAGGTCAACATTAAAATTCCATAACATACCATTAGTTATGCCATCCAATCGCTAATGACAAATCGCTCAATACGATAATACGTGTTTCAGACCGAATCCGCATATGTAACTTTTTTAAATAACCAAACGCTTATTGACAATGATTGCTATATTtggttttataatatttcttatgttTTTAGGGTTAGACATGATACATTTAGTGCGAATGTTATACAGTGTGACTGTGGGTTGGATCAGGACAAACGGTTCTGTGAAGAAACACATTTTGGAAGTTAGCACACTGAAACGTAAGTCAAACAGTCGGAGTCACGAAAACGTCTGAGCGTTGTTACTTACAGGCTAGAAACCAGTTAACGGTTTGAAACCactatatttgtttttttgttgcatGTTTGGTTTTCTCTTCTCATTTTTAgcactattatatatgaaatatatattgtggagctatcctactcaccccgacgTCGGCGTGAgattggaatgttaaagtttgcgtaccacctcaaatattttctataacccttgacatattgcttttatattttgtgtacttCTTTACCATCTTGACCCcatcctataaacaagagcagacaactgtatcaagcattttgtaagaataatggccctttttccacttagaatattcatattattgataaatctatgttaaagtttgcgtaccacttcaaatattttctatgtcccttgacaaattgctttcatatttttcatacttctttaccaacatgacccctatctttaaacaagagcagacaactgtttcaagcattttgtaagatttatgttccctttttatacttagaaaattgaaaattttgtttaagttttgtgtttaggttcactttattcctaaagtgtcaaagctattgctttcatacttactatcattaggggactgtgggcaggcaaagttatgtgactctgactggcattttgacagaattatggcccctttttagttttatacttagataatttagtATTTGGTTAGGTTATGTGTTTTGGTCAATTtttctcctaaagtatcatagctattgcgctcagacttggaaaactctactatcgtaaggggactgtacagtgcaagttgcataactctggttggcatttaaACGGAATAaaggcccttttttgtcttagtaactttgaatattttgttaaattgttaaattttgtgtttagatccactttacttctaaagtatcaaggctattgctttcaaacttcaaatactttcttactctCATGCgggaactgtacctggcaagttgaatttgaccttgacctttgaatgacattgactctcaaggtcaaaatattaaattttgcttaaatttccttaaacttctttatttatgatgagatttgattcatactttgaaaaaaaaaacacttatctgACATACCTCAATGGACTCCACCCACACCATCCCCCACCAGAAacccatattttttctttttttttcttaattttgaaagatcatctaataaatgaccacacccccacactataccctctccacccccacccattttttttctttgaaacatggtaaaaaaacaaatatttattgaatttatatttgaatgaccgtccaaccatcccacccaagctattgctatcaaacttgaaataaaatcttattagtttgttttatgttgttaaaatttttcaatagattgttgaaaatatacctgaactcagaatcgtctataaaagACAACTTCTTTAAACTTAAGccatcaatatgtttcaattatggtccttttcCACTTAGATTTAGAATATGActctattaccttgaccttattgaatatgaacaatttgcCCATGATAACTTACGTTAtcctgtcaagcacttgaatagtcgagcgcgctgtcttctgacagctcttgttgatgtAATAGTCGCTGGAGTGACCGGCCTCATGCCAAAATAAATCGTATGCATATGTATGGCCAATGTTGCTCAAAACCAGCCTGAACTTTCATGACACCTTACATAACTATTATGGTCAtggtagctcctaaccagactgtgtCTGGAGCTATGATGGCCCCCATaggacataagacccattttcgcatgacactggtaATAGGATCTCACATTCTTTTCTCATGTATCCTCCTGCATTTACACATTTTTGCTTCATTGAATGCACAAAATTCTCATTTCCAACAATTGTAATATTGAAACACTGcttcaaatttatatttattattctcATTTTCTAACTCCACTATTCACGGAATAATCCTATAAAAGTATTCTTCTCACCCCAAGTCAACTTTAGCATCTGCGGAGTGCTGTGGTTAAGGTCAACATGCCACATTCTCATATCACTGTGTCTATTATTGGTGTTAAATTGAAACACCTTggataattgtattaattatgCGAGCTCACTGAATAAATTCCATAACACTGACCTGTAATTTAG contains the following coding sequences:
- the LOC127877319 gene encoding uncharacterized protein LOC127877319; this translates as MWRWIHSLPRAIRQKCHNHCSGASAGISVEEQHETGCKKEVNEAQSTHFQWKWHCKPGTESNTHKEEESSRPTHDFWNLVYGPRTTCEALGLGGVLGAVVHLHRAHFEYLRKKYGSPDTSNKCCPINHLPVLHALPGDRRYLHTSSQSSVADAKSTVEKTPTRPSIVKSLWIFDPHTRSSFFQTAAKKSKKKSKIDESKADASVKNKSCKQDTQATREDLGSVFADFSAVCDKYTATGKGIQGAEAAENGDWQQAAQLWRESSDLGNTKAKFNLAICYEHGKGVAENKAEAVRLYRQAAEDLHPEALYNLGLLYMEGSPLTPCDHAQGLQMITTAADLGLSKAQRYLGVFYTQEDTEDQKKAVKYLTLGANQHDVECEYALGLCYQHGAGVRKDMQRAYQLLSQAAEHAHPEATYSLAMFHQHGLIVPQDMVAAEKLTQKAASLGCIEARNALVSSRRTQEHQQKIAHIKIGQTEKGNVPKEEKSHKTLGSCMSSPSLTDLPNEHVPQNSAKGSADNTGKHILKNGFHQSISEWLSVLPLGFSLSYERFNSTKQGAENGQTGSLRNIYDDGVEAESNHAKENQDLNCSLLHRRTNTMPNLSIVQCP